One window from the genome of Saccopteryx leptura isolate mSacLep1 chromosome 8, mSacLep1_pri_phased_curated, whole genome shotgun sequence encodes:
- the DIPK2A gene encoding divergent protein kinase domain 2A isoform X3 — translation MGRFCGRPVTGSQSVCFQSFPSDEGWPFAKYLGACGRMVAVNYVGQELWSYFHAPWEKRVDLARQLMEIAEQLTNNDFEFALYLLDVSFDNFAVGPRDGKVIIVDAENVLVADKRLIRQNKPENWDVWYESKFDDCDKEACLSFSKEILCARVTVDHNYYAVCQNLLSRHATWRGTSGGLLHDPPSHVAKDGRLEALLDECANPQKRYGRFQAAKELREYLGQLSNNVR, via the exons ATGGGGCGGTTCTGTGGACGGCCAGTCACCGGATCTCAGAGTGTATGTTTTCAG AGCTTCCCGTCCGACGAGGGCTGGCCGTTCGCCAAGTACCTGGGCGCCTGCGGCCGGATGGTGGCCGTGAACTACGTGGGGCAGGAGCTGTGGAGCTACTTCCACGCCCCGTGGGAGAAGCGCGTGGACCTGGCCCGGCAGCTCATGGAGATCGCCGAGCAGCTGACCAACAACGACTTCGAGTTTGCGCTCTACCTGCTGGACGTCAGCTTTGACAACTTCGCCGTGGGCCCCCGGGACGGGAAGGTCATCATCGTGGACGCCGAGAACGTGCTGGTGGCTGACAAAAGGTTAATTAGACAGA ACAAGCCCGAGAACTGGGACGTGTGGTACGAGAGCAAGTTTGACGACTGCGACAAGGAGGCCTGCCTGTCCTTCTCCAAGGAGATCCTCTGCGCCCGAGTCACCGTGGACCACAACTACTACGCCGTGTGCCAGAACCTGCTGTCCAGACACGCCACGTGGCGCGGCACGTCGGGGGGGCTCCTGCACGACCCCCCGAGCCACGTCGCCAAGGACGGCCGGCTGGAGGCCTTGCTGGACGAGTGCGCCAACCCCCAGAAGCGCTACGGCCGCTTCCAGGCCGCCAAGGAGCTGCGGGAATACCTGGGACAGCTGAGCAACAACGTCAGGTAG
- the DIPK2A gene encoding divergent protein kinase domain 2A isoform X2, translated as MSVDQQVTDTVESGCWFILVGQAALKSFPSDEGWPFAKYLGACGRMVAVNYVGQELWSYFHAPWEKRVDLARQLMEIAEQLTNNDFEFALYLLDVSFDNFAVGPRDGKVIIVDAENVLVADKRLIRQNKPENWDVWYESKFDDCDKEACLSFSKEILCARVTVDHNYYAVCQNLLSRHATWRGTSGGLLHDPPSHVAKDGRLEALLDECANPQKRYGRFQAAKELREYLGQLSNNVR; from the exons ATGTCTGTTGATCAACAGGTAACTGACACTGTAGAGAGCGGATGTTGGTTCATTCTCGTAGGTCAGGCAGCTCTGAAG AGCTTCCCGTCCGACGAGGGCTGGCCGTTCGCCAAGTACCTGGGCGCCTGCGGCCGGATGGTGGCCGTGAACTACGTGGGGCAGGAGCTGTGGAGCTACTTCCACGCCCCGTGGGAGAAGCGCGTGGACCTGGCCCGGCAGCTCATGGAGATCGCCGAGCAGCTGACCAACAACGACTTCGAGTTTGCGCTCTACCTGCTGGACGTCAGCTTTGACAACTTCGCCGTGGGCCCCCGGGACGGGAAGGTCATCATCGTGGACGCCGAGAACGTGCTGGTGGCTGACAAAAGGTTAATTAGACAGA ACAAGCCCGAGAACTGGGACGTGTGGTACGAGAGCAAGTTTGACGACTGCGACAAGGAGGCCTGCCTGTCCTTCTCCAAGGAGATCCTCTGCGCCCGAGTCACCGTGGACCACAACTACTACGCCGTGTGCCAGAACCTGCTGTCCAGACACGCCACGTGGCGCGGCACGTCGGGGGGGCTCCTGCACGACCCCCCGAGCCACGTCGCCAAGGACGGCCGGCTGGAGGCCTTGCTGGACGAGTGCGCCAACCCCCAGAAGCGCTACGGCCGCTTCCAGGCCGCCAAGGAGCTGCGGGAATACCTGGGACAGCTGAGCAACAACGTCAGGTAG
- the DIPK2A gene encoding divergent protein kinase domain 2A isoform X4: MGRFCGRPVTGSQSSFPSDEGWPFAKYLGACGRMVAVNYVGQELWSYFHAPWEKRVDLARQLMEIAEQLTNNDFEFALYLLDVSFDNFAVGPRDGKVIIVDAENVLVADKRLIRQNKPENWDVWYESKFDDCDKEACLSFSKEILCARVTVDHNYYAVCQNLLSRHATWRGTSGGLLHDPPSHVAKDGRLEALLDECANPQKRYGRFQAAKELREYLGQLSNNVR, from the exons ATGGGGCGGTTCTGTGGACGGCCAGTCACCGGATCTCAGAGT AGCTTCCCGTCCGACGAGGGCTGGCCGTTCGCCAAGTACCTGGGCGCCTGCGGCCGGATGGTGGCCGTGAACTACGTGGGGCAGGAGCTGTGGAGCTACTTCCACGCCCCGTGGGAGAAGCGCGTGGACCTGGCCCGGCAGCTCATGGAGATCGCCGAGCAGCTGACCAACAACGACTTCGAGTTTGCGCTCTACCTGCTGGACGTCAGCTTTGACAACTTCGCCGTGGGCCCCCGGGACGGGAAGGTCATCATCGTGGACGCCGAGAACGTGCTGGTGGCTGACAAAAGGTTAATTAGACAGA ACAAGCCCGAGAACTGGGACGTGTGGTACGAGAGCAAGTTTGACGACTGCGACAAGGAGGCCTGCCTGTCCTTCTCCAAGGAGATCCTCTGCGCCCGAGTCACCGTGGACCACAACTACTACGCCGTGTGCCAGAACCTGCTGTCCAGACACGCCACGTGGCGCGGCACGTCGGGGGGGCTCCTGCACGACCCCCCGAGCCACGTCGCCAAGGACGGCCGGCTGGAGGCCTTGCTGGACGAGTGCGCCAACCCCCAGAAGCGCTACGGCCGCTTCCAGGCCGCCAAGGAGCTGCGGGAATACCTGGGACAGCTGAGCAACAACGTCAGGTAG
- the DIPK2A gene encoding divergent protein kinase domain 2A isoform X5 gives MVAVNYVGQELWSYFHAPWEKRVDLARQLMEIAEQLTNNDFEFALYLLDVSFDNFAVGPRDGKVIIVDAENVLVADKRLIRQNKPENWDVWYESKFDDCDKEACLSFSKEILCARVTVDHNYYAVCQNLLSRHATWRGTSGGLLHDPPSHVAKDGRLEALLDECANPQKRYGRFQAAKELREYLGQLSNNVR, from the exons ATGGTGGCCGTGAACTACGTGGGGCAGGAGCTGTGGAGCTACTTCCACGCCCCGTGGGAGAAGCGCGTGGACCTGGCCCGGCAGCTCATGGAGATCGCCGAGCAGCTGACCAACAACGACTTCGAGTTTGCGCTCTACCTGCTGGACGTCAGCTTTGACAACTTCGCCGTGGGCCCCCGGGACGGGAAGGTCATCATCGTGGACGCCGAGAACGTGCTGGTGGCTGACAAAAGGTTAATTAGACAGA ACAAGCCCGAGAACTGGGACGTGTGGTACGAGAGCAAGTTTGACGACTGCGACAAGGAGGCCTGCCTGTCCTTCTCCAAGGAGATCCTCTGCGCCCGAGTCACCGTGGACCACAACTACTACGCCGTGTGCCAGAACCTGCTGTCCAGACACGCCACGTGGCGCGGCACGTCGGGGGGGCTCCTGCACGACCCCCCGAGCCACGTCGCCAAGGACGGCCGGCTGGAGGCCTTGCTGGACGAGTGCGCCAACCCCCAGAAGCGCTACGGCCGCTTCCAGGCCGCCAAGGAGCTGCGGGAATACCTGGGACAGCTGAGCAACAACGTCAGGTAG